A window of the Gossypium hirsutum isolate 1008001.06 chromosome A05, Gossypium_hirsutum_v2.1, whole genome shotgun sequence genome harbors these coding sequences:
- the LOC107907528 gene encoding transcription factor Pur-alpha 1: MEGNSGGGGADRGGNDVELLCKTLQVEHKLFYFDLKENPRGRYLKISEKTSATRSTIIVPSSGISWFLDLFNYYVNSDDNDLFSKELQLDTKVFYFDIGENRRGRFLKVSEASVSRNRSTIIVPAGSTRDEGWAAFRNILADINEASRLFVLPNQQSSEPSERLVGLSDDVGAGFISGHIQPASTSELKVDRSVELPAQDEIGNMGVSKVIRADQKRFFFDLGSNNRGHFLRISEVAGSDRSSIILPLSGLKQFHEIVGHFVEITKDRIEGMSGANVRTVDPPQR, from the exons atggaaggGAATTCTGGAGGCGGCGGAGCTGACAGAGGAGGAAACGACGTGGAACTGCTTTGCAAAACTCTTCAGGTGGAACACAAGCTGTTCTACTTCGATCTCAAGGAGAACCCACGCGGTCGTTATTTGAAAATCTCGGAAAAGACATCGGCTACCAGGTCCACCATCATTGTCCCCTCCTCTGGCATCTCCTGGTTCCTCGACCTTTTCAATTATTACGTAAACTCCGACGACAACGACCTCTTCAGCAAGGAATTGCAGCTCGACACTAAGGTCTTTTACTTTGACATTGGCGAGAATCGCAGGGGTCGTTTTTTGAAG GTATCTGAAGCATCTGTCAGCAGGAACCGCAGTACCATTATTGTGCCTGCAGGAAGTACCAGAGATGAAGGGTGGGCGGCATTTAGGAACATATTGGCAGATATCAATGAGGCATCAAGACTCTTTGTATTGCCCAATCAG CAAAGCTCGGAACCATCGGAACGTCTTGTTGGGCTCTCAGATGATGTAGGGGCTGGATTCATATCTGGACACATCCAGCCTGCCTCAACTTCTGAATTGAAAGTGGACAGATCAGTGGAGTTGCCAGCACAGGATGAAATTGGTAACATGGGGGTTTCAAAGGTGATCCGAGCTGATCAGAAGAGATTTTTCTTTGATCTTGGGAGCAACAACAGAGGACATTTCTTGAGGATATCAGAA GTTGCAGGTTCTGATCGGTCTTCTATCATTCTCCCACTGTCAGGGTTAAAGCAGTTCCACGAAATAGTGGGTCATTTTGTGGAGATTACAAAGGATCGCATTGAAGGAATGAGTGGCGCAAATGTTAGAACCGTGGATCCACCTCAAAGGTGA
- the LOC107907529 gene encoding chromatin structure-remodeling complex protein BSH, producing MKSPASASWKAPLKFRMPTAENLIPIRLDIEVDGQRYKDAFTWNPYDPDSEVVMFAKRTVKDLKLAPGFLPQIVQSIQSQLATFRSYEGQDMYVGDKIIPIKLDLQVNHTVIRDQFLWDLNNFDSDPEEFARTLCTDLGIEDPEVGPAVAFAIREQLYEIAIQNVTSARENRISKKGRRAAEHFTPSKASGAALDLMKLFSFRSSVVRKRKEWDYYKPVLDLLSNEEVDALEAKEERSGR from the exons ATGAAATCGCCGGCGTCAGCTTCATGGAAAGCCCCTCTAAAGTTCAGGAT GCCAACAGCTGAAAATTTAATACCCATTAGGCTTGACATAGAAGTCGATGGACAGCGCTATAAAGATGCTTTCACTTGGAACCCTTATG ATCCGGATTCAGAGGTGGTGATGTTTGCAAAAAGGACTGTAAAAGACTTGAAGCTTGCCCCTGGTTTCCTTCCGCAAATTGTTCAATCCATTCAG TCACAGCTTGCCACCTTTCGATCATATGAAGGTCAAGACATGTATGTTGGTGACAAGATCATTCCAATTAAG CTTGATCTTCAAGTCAATCATACAGTTATCAGGGATCAGTTTTTATGG GACTTGAACAACTTTGATAGTGATCCTGAAGAATTTGCTAGAACTCTCTGCACAGATTTAGGCATTGAAGACCCTGAAGTTGGG CCTGCAGTTGCCTTTGCAATCAGGGAGCAACTTTATGAG ATTGCAATTCAAAATGTAACTTCAGCAAGGGAGAACAGAATAAGCAAAAAGGGTCGTCGGGCTGCTGAACATTTCACTCCCAG TAAAGCTAGTGGTGCTGCACTGGACTTGATGAAGTTATTCAGTTTCAGGTCAAGTGTTGTCCG GAAAAGAAAGGAATGGGATTATTATAAACCCGTTCTTGACCTTTTATCTAATGAGGAAGTAGATGCTCTCGAAGCCAAAGAAGAAAGGAGTGGCCGGTAA
- the LOC107907530 gene encoding non-specific lipid transfer protein GPI-anchored 6: MESKHGSWRLSLMLLLVMLGLAKADINQDKTECSNELVGLAPCLPYVGGDAKTPTIDCCSGLKQVLDKSRKCLCVLLKDRDDPSLGLNINATLAATLPITCRAPVNMTDCISLLHLTPDSQEAKLFQGYQKLTHTGNSNSTTTAAAAADKSDGGKAKKWVGVEIAFGVSLWIFTINRNLGV, translated from the exons aTGGAGTCCAAACATGGGAGTTGGAGACTCTCATTAATGTTGCTTCTGGTTATGCTTGGGTTGGCAAAAGCTGATATCAATCAAGACAAAACAGAATGTAGTAATGAGCTAGTAGGGCTGGCTCCATGTCTCCCCTACGTTGGTGGAGACGCAAAAACCCCCACCATAGATTGTTGCAGTGGGCTGAAACAGGTGCTGGATAAGAGCCGGAAATGCCTGTGTGTATTGCTTAAAGATAGAGATGACCCCAGCCTTGGCCTCAACATCAACGCTACTCTCGCGGCAACACTTCCTATCACTTGTCGTGCCCCTGTCAACATGACCGACTGCATCT CTCTTCTGCACTTAACTCCCGATTCCCAGGAAGCTAAGTTATTTCAAGGATATCAGAAGCTGACACACACTG GCAACTCCAACTCCACTACcactgctgctgctgctgcagaCAAGAGTGATGGAGGAAAGGCAAAGAAGTGGGTGGGAGTAGAGATAGCGTTCGGAGTTTCACTATGGATTTTCACCATAAACCGGAACCTTGGTGTGTGA
- the LOC107907527 gene encoding 2-oxoisovalerate dehydrogenase subunit beta 1, mitochondrial, producing MGFRNIIGRRLGLGLVRRRKPFSTATCDGDGNGNAKSINLYSAINQALHIALETDNRAFVFGEDVSFGGVFRCTTGLADRFGKARVFNTPLCEQGIVGFGIGLAAMGNRAIAEIQFADYIYPAFDQIVNEAAKFRYRSGNQFNCGGLTIRAPYGAVGHGGHYHSQSPEAFFCHVPGIKVVIPRSPRQAKGLLLSCIRDPNPVVFFEPKWLYRLAVEEVPEHDYMLPLSEAEVIRQGSDITLVGWGAQLSVMEQACNEAEKDGISCELIDLKTLLPWDKETVEASVRKTGRVLISHEAPVTGGFGAEISASIVERCFLRLEAPVARVCGLDTPFPLVFEPFYMPTKNKILDAIKATVNY from the exons atGGGTTTTAGGAATATTATTGGCAGAAGGCTTGGCCTTGGCCTTGTAAGGAGGAGGAAACCTTTTTCGACTGCTACTTGCGATGGCGATGGCAATGGCAACGCCAAATCCATCAACCTTTACTCCGCTATCAATCAAGCCCTTCATATTGCGCTTGAAACTGATAATCG CGCATTTGTTTTCGGAGAAGATGTTAGCTTTGGCGGGGTTTTCCGTTGCACTACCGGACTCGCTGACCGATTTGGTAAAGCTAGGGTTTTCAATACCCCTCTCTGTGAACAG GGCATTGTCGGATTTGGAATTGGCCTAGCCGCAATG GGAAATCGGGCCATAGCGGAAATTCAGTTTGCAGATTACATATACCCTGCTTTTGATCAG ATTGTAAATGAAGCTGCCAAGTTTAGATACCGGAGTGGCAACCAATTCAATTGCGGAG GTTTGACAATAAGAGCCCCTTATGGCGCTGTGGGTCATGGTGGACATTACCACTCACAATCACCTGAAGCTTTCTTTTGCCATGTTCCTGGTATAAAA GTGGTCATTCCTCGCAGCCCACGGCAAGCAAAAGGTTTACTGTTGTCATGCATTCGTGATCCAAACCCTGTTGTCTTTTTTGAGCCAAAG TGGCTTTACCGTTTGGCAGTGGAAGAAGTGCCTGAGCATGACTATATGTTGCCTCTATCTGAGGCAGAG GTCATTCGGCAAGGCAGTGATATCACACTAGTAGGGTGGGGAGCGCAGCTCTCTGTCATGGAACAGGCCTGTAATGAAGCAGAAAAG GATGGAATTTCTTGTGAACTTATAGATCTGAAAACTCTATTGCCCTGGGACAAAGAAACAGTTGAAGCCTCAGTCAGAAAAACTGGAAGAGTTCTT ATTAGTCATGAAGCTCCAGTTACAGGAGGATTTGGTGCAGAGATCTCGGCTTCCATCGTTGAACGTTGCTTTCTAAGG TTAGAAGCTCCGGTAGCAAGAGTGTGTGGCCTTGACACCCCATTCCCTCTTGTTTTTGAACCCTTCTATATGCCAACCAAGAACAAG ATTTTGGATGCTATCAAAGCAACCGTGAATTACTAG